cacacacatatatatacacacacatatatatatatacacacacatacacacatatatatacacacacatatatatatatacacacacatacacacacacacacatatatatatacacacacacacacatatatatacacacacatatatatatatacacacacatatatatatatacacacacatacacacacacacacacatatatatatatatacacacatatatacacacatatatatacacacatatatacatatacaaacatatatatatatatatatatacatatacacacatatatacatatacatatatacacatatatatatacatatacatacacatatataaatatacatatatatacatatatacatacatatatatacacatatatatatatatatacacatatatatatatacacatatatatatatacatatatatatatatacacatatatatatatacatatatatatatatacacatatacatatatatatacacatacacatatatatatatatacacatatacatacacatatatatatatatatacacatatacatacacatatatatatatatatacacatatatatacacatatatacacatacatatatatatacacatacatatatatatatatacacatatacacatatatatatatatacacatatatatacacatatatacacatacatatatatatacacatacatatatatatatatacacatatacacatatatatatatatatatatatatatatatatatatatatatatatatatatatatatacacatatatatatatatatatatacatacatatacatacacacacacacacacacacacacacacacatacatactgctcaaaaaaattagaggaacacttcgaaaacacatcagatctaaactgggggaaaaatgatcttgaatatctttcctgataataaatgggtgatgtattagtaacaaaatgatgccacataatttgatagaaatgaaaatgatccccctatagaggggggaaatcaatgaaatgaaagtgaaaaaatgatgcagcacactggtccatttggctaaaatgtcattgtagcaactcaaaatgattctcagtagtttgtgtggcgaGATGTATTAAGTGGCCAGTCCATTCaacgccttaaaaacaaacaataaaatcttaaaatcaatgcTAAAACAAACAGGCAGCCAGAGTAGGGAAGCTAGAATTGGGGTGATATGCTCCCTTGTTTTGGTTCCTGTTGAAAgccgcagagttctggactaactgtaagcaAGAGAGTGATTTGTGGCTTATTCCAATAAAGTGCATTACtgtagtccagacgtgacgaaataaaagcgtgcatgaCAGATAAAAATTATTTGATTTGCCATAAAAgctgaagatgataaaaacaggattttacaatGGCGTTGATTTGTTTGTTGAGCTTATGATCACTGTCAATTATGGCGCCATagctggtggctgtgggacaTACATGGTTGTACCGGTACCGGTGTGGTTTAGCAGGATCACctctgtcttcccctcattgagcttcAGGAAGTTTTGAGCCAACAAGACCTTGACATCGCTAAAGCACTTGAGAAAGGGTtcaggggggcatggtcattttTTGTAAGTGGTAAGTAAATTTGGCAGTCATCTGCATGAAAGTGATAGGAGATGCCATGTTTTCTGAATATTATACTAAGTGGGACCAGGTACAGAGCAAATAGGATGAGCCCAAGaattgatccctgggggactccacagtCAACGGGGGACCCACTCAAGGGCAGTCCCCTGACAcacacagttttccaagcgagataaaagaatagtgTGGTCCACTATGTCGAAAGCAGTAGTCAAatctaaaagcactaaaatggctgaaGCACCAGAATCAGTCAttaaaaataggtaattaaaaACCTAAGTGCAGACTCAGTGCTATGGAAGGCTCTGTAACCTGACTCGAAGGTGTTTAAAATCCCATTATCatctgaaaaaaaaggctgtgtcTGTGCAAGTACGCTTTTTTCAAGACAAAGGGTAGTTTAGAAATAGGCCGATAATTTGTTAAAAGTGAAGGATCAAGaccagcctttttacaaaaaggACTATGGCTcattattagtgaaaacattttgaaaaatttaTATGCGGTATTCTGGCCAccaggcgtcagtaatgacacaaaacattgctgAGACATGACGTCACATTACCagcacactgcatgtagtcagcaatggcatgtctgacatgatagggtgaaaagaagttctcctcctattcctTGTGTAACTGCTAAGTTTTTACTTcttcttttgtctttcttcaCCACTCTATTTGAAACACTTCCTTAATTTTTGAATAAATAAGTTGGAGGCAacctagttagctcgctagcatgcaaTGCAGCCGTAGctgtctcgtgtccctgcagtgatcccgtagcctgcacattagcattgtggtgtaaataaataataacatgaaCATAAAGGTAACTATATGGGTGTTCTTTCTTGTCTACATGGCcctaataatggttaaaaaaaaaaaaaaaaaaaacgtatttagaaagtcctaaacaggttttctatgctctaactatgaaaatattccatttattaatattgaattctactttgcggaaattcacttaccgcggtcggatctggaactaATTTAAATAACCGACTGTAGTGAGAGACAACGATTCACACTGCCATTGATGGTGAATTGAACCTACACTGGCTGCACGAAAGTCAGCCAAGCCATATCAGTGACTGATTCCCATTATATTCAGTGGCCGAGCCAGAAATTTTTtgttggggtggccaaggtgagaccattactcacataggggtggcaataaattGAAACATAACATAACCTGAAATGTCTCCATATAGCTCCGCCAATGGTGGGGTGGGCGGAGAGTGATGGCCATCACTGATTATATTACTAAAAACACTGACAATCTTGAATGCAACATACCTTCCCCTTGAAAATGGCTTTAATTGCAATGCGTGCAATGAGGTAGAACCAGATTACATGAAGAGTCTGCAGGACCAGAAGTAATCCATTAAACAGCCACCAGGCCTGGTATGGGCCTGCAATCTCCCAGCTTTCGATCAAAACGCTGTGAATAATCCTGCAACAAATATGGATGTGCGTttgtaatacagtacattacttttcaaatgtgttaaaaaaacaaaactatctACTCAGTTACAATTTGACAAGCTGTACAAAAAGATACTTTTGTCTTACCAGAAAGGGAAGATGACAAGCCGAGCAATAAAAAAGCTGATGCTGAACACCACAAACAGGCCGTCACACAGCCGCTGGTATTTGGCGTAGTTGGCCAACTTAGCTGCCTGTTAACGGAAATAAAAAGGCAGTTTCTTTTGCCCACAAGGCATATACACCTTTGGAAAATACAAGGACTTTAGgtgaaaaaatgtgttaaaaaaaaggtataaaCTACAAAttaagtacagtgttcccttgtttatcgcgggggataggttcccaaaatagtccgcaataaatgaaatccgcgaagtagccaactgtatttgtttacaataattatatatgttataaggatgtaaaacccctcaccatacacttttctcagacaggcattaacatgtcttcacatttctctcttgtttaaacactctcaaagttaaaatttcgtttgaattttaatgaaccttcttggttggacacaagaaattactgACTCACTGACCGTGGCTCTTCGTTGTTTGGCTGtggtgtttttgtgtccttgttgaaAGCGTGTTGCATCTGCCATCGTGTTTATTCCCCCCGTGTCGTACTCAGTGAGCCGaggattcatttgttccagcTGCGTGGCTTGCCTTGCTTTGGCGTGTCCGGGGGTCCGGCCGCGAagcttctgccttccttcagtcCGGGAGTCCGGCTGGATTCTTATGCCATTTGGGTGCAGAGAGTTTGGCGgtgttgtgggttttgtcggggcaGGGCTTGCGGCCGTGCAGCGTTCGGAGTCGCACGGTTGGCTATTGTTTATTGTATTGGCAGCGAGCAACagctcctgttgtggtcatggctagctaGCTACGATCTACAACCAATCAGGAGGCAGAAAACTACAACaatcaacttcccacaatgcagttcttcttaaagggccaggctaagcctgtaacagcgttttTACgctttaaaattgtttttgaaaAGCACTAAAATCGCGAAAGAGTGAATCCACGAAAAGTGAACTGCGATGgtgcgagggaacactgtagttgTGCAAGTGTATAAAAAAACGACACCAAATATATCTCGTGAAGTATTATGCACTATAATGGTTTAACTCCCAACAAAGTTGATAAACTGATTAATTTAGGATTTTCTATGCATTTCATTCGTGGTATCTTACAGCCAAAGCCATGATCCATAACAGTCTGACATCCACAAGCGGACAATGCACAATGATGTCAAATTAGTGTCCCAAAGAAGAGTTGGGACGGGGAGCTGCATGACTTTTGTAACTACTGCACTGTACTAGTATGTGATATTGCATTTCCcgtatacagtgggaagtgcaAATATTTTCCTATACAAAAAGGTATCAGAGAATCCAAATCCTGTTAAAATTGGATAAAATACATGCCGATGAGagaaagcggcatagaagatggatggatggaaaaagtgCATTACAGAAGGTCCCCTTTTGATACTAGATTCACTTTTGGATTCATATAGATTTATTATACAGgaattaacttatttttatacttgtacaTTTGGTTCTGAAACTAattaaaaccaaaccaaaatggatTGTGTTTGAGCATCGAGGTTGAGAGGCCTATTTCTGGTTGTGCTATAACAAGACAAACTGAAACTGTTTATTTACCTCAAGGAAGATGTCTGATGCATCATGCACACACATGACCAGAGTGCCAGCTCTCAGCATGTTGTTGGCGTAGGAAAAGGTGATAAGGACAATGGTGGCCAGGTGGTGGACAAGCATGATGAAGAAATCCTGACATTTATGCAGTGGAGAGAGGAAAAGCAGAGGTGGGTCACTTGGTATTATGTTAAAACACAAGCACACGTAAGGAACAATGATTGTAAATGTGCGCACTTGTGTGCGTTACAAAACACGTCTTCAGAgtcaatgacaaatggatgtgAAACTATTTGTTACGCGTATTTATCTTTGAGGCACTGCAGCTTTTCATTGTGAAACCTGTTTTACCAGACTTAATTAGCCATCAGGCAATTGTATGACTCAAAGACGACTGAACATTTCTACACAAAATTAGTTTCCTGTATCAATGTTGACTTACCTTACGTTTGATATCTGTGAACTGGGAAAACATCAGAGACCAATAGAAGGCCAGCTCAGCCACATAGTGATTGAATTGTTGAGGACTCTGATGCTATGGggtgaaaacaaaaacaccttTAATACCAGCGTTACTGAGCGGAACTGACCCACATGACATCACAATATGAAAGATATGTACCTGAAAGGGATAGTTTTCCCAGCACAATCTGGTATTCCACATCCAAGGTGACTAagagaaaaaacattaaaagaggGTTTCATCACCAAAGCATACAATACACTTGATCATAAGTTGGCTCTGCAAGCAAGCTCAACTCACCACCCATAAATGGCGAATGGCATAAATAAAAATCCCCAAGTAAAAAGTGAATCGCCACCTGAAGAGAAAAAATAAAGAGggaattttaattttatttctttctACGCACGCATGGATTCTGGTATGCCTTAAGTGCTTACAAATAAGAATATTTACAAAACATACATGCTCTCACAGAACTTTGTCTGCATGCTCGGCTTGTCTTGGTTGCGACGTATGCGAAACCATCTCTGTATTTTCTGTACATCCCAGTCCAGCTGCTTGGAAAGTCCATCCAGTTGCTTTGCTTCTGGACACTAGTGAGAGCACCAGAGGACAGGAATTACCTGCTTTTGGTCAGCTCTACAACTTGCAAAACACCCAAATTCCAGTAGGCAGGCTTGCACAGCCATGCGATCATATCATTACGCCTGCGGTGGCGTAACACAGTGGGCCATTTGACAGACAAACGGGCAAACTTGGGACTAATTATATACCGTTTTGGACTGATATACCCTCTCCAGGACAGCATTGGGCTGGGCTTGACGATGCACTCCCGCCTGAATCTGAAGTATGTGGGCACAGGGCTTGGCCACTAGCCTGTATACACACATacggaggggggaaaaaaagagagagtgGGGGCAGGGACACAGAAATGATGTGGTTAAGTGAGACATTTAGACAGGGCAAGAGTCAGAGAGGCTAACTATGTTGCACAGGAATACATTAACTTTTAGCCAAGTTGCTGACACAAACTGTTGAGCTTTGCCCACGAAGTAGTGTAAGTGGTAAACCATAACAGACATTTTTCAGGGCGACACAGGAAAGAAGAAATCCTAAAGAATGTAGCACCTAGTCCAAACAGAGCGTGATGACCTGTCATGTGACCATGTGAGAGACAAGAGACTGGAGGGTCTCCTGAGACCAACATGCTAATGGACGTCACAAGATAATCTTCTTCACTGTTCATCTTTCATTTGTAAACCCACCCCGTTTACCTGAAATATTTTTCCCCCACATTGGAAAAAGATGGTTTCGTGAGAAGCACAGTCTTGGTTAAGGCCTGCGCGTTTGCTGCTGACTTCCCTCTGAATGAAGCAGCTTGTCCATTAACGGTAAACTTTGCAAAACCAAAGATCAATGCGATCAAAACGAACAAAAGCCTCATTTGGCGACTCAAGTCTCCCCCTCTTGAGTGTTAAGTAACTCTGAttctttacaaaaaaagtagCAACATAAAACAGACACATCTAATCTGACTGGGACTAGCAAAAGAATCATGTGACTGACGTTTTGCTCGACTGGAGATTGTGTTGATAAAGTTGAACTGTACTGAATCTGAATCTAAATATAGACGCGTAATATATCTCGGAGTGTTCTAACGTGTGCAGCGCTCCGTGGGATCACACGAGCCAAACCATTTGGTGGTGAGTGTTGTGTTTAATGAGCAACATATGTCCCATGAAGTCCTCTACACCAAAATGAAGACTCTTGTGTACCTTTCGAACAGGAGCCTCAACACAAAAACTCCAACGGCGAGCGGCAGGGCGTAAAGTATTTCTCCCACTCGAGGGTACTCCACACCAGGTGGTGGATGCTCCAGGTCCGCCCAGGAAACATTCTCGGGAAGCCAAAATCTATCGCTCCAAAACCAGGCTAACAACGAGGAAGTCATCGAGGGAGAGACGAGAGCACCAGTTGTAAGCTAGCAAGGTGGCGTACCAAAGTCGTAAAAGCTACTCTCCCACCTCCTTCCTTCTTCCTTCTTTCCTAAGGCTCCACAGTGGCGCTAAGTAGGCATTACCGCCGCTTTACTCCTGCGAGTAAACTGTACAATACGCTATCTTGACACGTAAAAGGCACCACCCACCGCAAACTTTCAATGACGTTCTGGGTTTATTGTCGCCCCAGAGAGCGGCCGCCCACAAGTCAAGTGGGGCCAGGAAGCAACCTCTCGCTCAACTAACGTAGCGTAATCACCTGGATTTTGCTACCATAACTATATATTTAAGTGATTTTAAAGACCCTTAAGTCCCCAGCAACTCGGGATCATACTTTGCAGTGACTTTTCACACCATACCAAGCCACTAAAGTTTTATGTGGACAATATAACAGTCTATTGTACTAGGTTTGCTAAGTGGATTGGTCATATTATTAGCATGAATGGAGATTtagccctagaccaggggtctgcaGCCTGTGGCTCCGGAGCCTCAGTCTCTTTTAGCCTTCTACTGTAGTTCCAAATGCTTTATGTTTCTGTATAGTCACTATGCCATCTCTTCTGACGCTGTCATGAGCCTTTCAAAGTTCTGTGTCGGAGTGGATTATGTGATTATTATAGGATTATGTTCTCTGCCAAAGTGCATTggggcagtgttttctgacGAGACAACTTGATGAGAAACCATGGTCAATTATTTAATTAGCTAGCTAAAGTATGTTAGCTTCCCTTGTTGCTAATGAACAATGGCAGCTAATGCGACACAGAGAGTGGTACTGGCGCTGCAATTAATCGATGTGTTACATAACTCTGCgtatgttgatctgaaatcggtgGAGAAGGTTTAAGAAACATGACTAACAGAAAAGGAGCATGACAATACATTTAAGGAAACTATATATGTAGCATTACCGTCAATGTAATggtcaaataggttttgtggctccaagtgggttttaatttggtggaaatgggcccaaatggctcttttgaggctgaaggttgccaacccctgcccTGAAtgatttaaatgtacatttgctgtcagttaattgtgtgatttatttgtgGTAAATTGTTTTGGCATTTGGCATTACTGTaatgaaaaagtgaaatatagGCCTACTTGTGTGACCAAATAAGCCATAATTCAACAGAGGGCAACTTGCAATATTGCTCTTTTAGTTTGTGTCCCCAGAAACCCagacgggggcagcagcctgagAACAATAAAGATAAACACCTGCTAAGATAACTGCAGTTATCTAAaaggaaaaatgaaatgatttttaGTTCTTAGATTGAGTACGTCTGGGCAGAGCAGAAAATTCCTCAAAATATGTTCCAAAAAGTCATTATATTTGGTGAGTAGGAGAGGCCTCAGttgtattatgttattatgcATACAGTGGATTGGGGgcatatttagtcatttgggggcccaaggcaagcccagtcattggggccctTCACATCCCggtactgcactgacaaaagttttACTCTCACCTCAATACAAGGTCTTCAGTGTGGGCAGCAGCTAGTTATatagccatgtttatataccctcccaaaaattatttaaaatattaatgtTCATTATCTACTAACTCAGCAGATGATGAATTTAAGATTTTTCACATAATCACACTTCTTAGTAGTATTAAAAACTAGTGTGAATATGAAACAATTCACCTATTTCCTGAGCTAAAGTCtttaaaatcctcctgggggattattattgcataacaagtgaatcatctcaatgCTTTTACTATAATttaacattaagcaacatttaatgtaGTTTAACGCTTTGATAcgcacatctttgtgatgaaacgCATCACTCGCAGGCTCACCTTTATCCCGAGAACTACCTCCGCGCCTGACACTGACAGGCATGCTCCTGTCAAGAGCGTCTGGTTCTTGTCGTTGAGTGCCTACATTTGTACTTGGGACtatgaaaaaggttgacaccttcaGGAGTTTTGATAAAAATTTTACTTTCTTCTCGCCTCCTTCGCTCCACTGGGTAACTCTGCTTCATCTTTCTCCACGCCACGCcaacaattttgtttttgcCGCTGTCTTCCTGAATCAATCTGCATatgcgcagtaacatggaatagccCATTGTGTGAGAAGGGAGGGGGGAGCAGTCGATACAATCATGAAAGATTAGTTTTTCACTGAGAATGGACgttgggattcacctattccatctataaagccctctaaaaaaaccttCCATCAACATTTTATATACACACTGTAAccgtgtagtaacaggcacatttatgataacatgtaacttacagtattttggtcattttaagcattaccggaactttccTGGGcgtattgatttcacagaatgctatttccgtcaacaacagcatagAGAACGCATTATGTGTTCGctatggcagactttgtgagagctgcCACCAACGGCTACTTTGAAACAAAAGAGGAttcagaaccttatcttttttagCCTTAATATATGGAGGATGAGCGACAGGTTTTAAAAGCTGAGTGGGCAAGAAGACGGGGTGAAACGTCGGCCTAAACGGGGGCTGAGAGAGTCAAGACCAGCATAAATTGGTGGTGttaatgtggagcttgccaagccagGCCAACAGAAatcgagtgtttctgctgcactgagtggcacacaGTGTTACCACTGATGGAAAGGCTCCATGTAtctggcgaggaggacactgctccaagagactgcatcgcaacaaattgttagcgctaacaaaccctgcagtggtagaAACCTTTTCCAACTCCCCAAAATCAGCTGGAAAATTTGCCTCAGGCCAGCTGGACCggacggacaactgtccatcaagtacagtatgtcaccATGATATCGATTGATCTGATACATGGAGGACAAAGTGCTTGATGTCACAGCTACAGTATTTACGCAGTCGATCTAGCTGTGTCACTACATCAGAAAAGTAGCTCCTCTGTGTAAACTTCTGCAATAACAATGCTactatagcttggttaatatgcaggtcacggcATGTAAATAGACCATTGTTGCCggttttggagggttttttttttacagggctttataggcgggaTAGGTGAATCCCAATTACATCCATTCTTAGTGATAAACTGCCCatctaaaacgcacagaaaagggaaagacgtgttcgtgtctcacatagggattgtggatgatgggtaaaatttccaaaaagttgcagttttcctttaaagacaTTTAGTTGATTTGCCACCATGGAAGTGAGTATGAGTAAGTTAGAGGAGCGTCTTCGCACTTGGAAGGACATACTTTAGCCTCGCTAACTACAACGCTACATTACATTGACGACACCTGTTGCAGCTGGTAATTCTTCAGTTTGCTTGACACGAATTAAAATCTCTATCATAGgtgaaatgaatattttttctATTCTGCAGTGTTTATATCACCTAACCCTATTTCCAACAATCACTTT
Above is a genomic segment from Dunckerocampus dactyliophorus isolate RoL2022-P2 chromosome 1, RoL_Ddac_1.1, whole genome shotgun sequence containing:
- the LOC129187272 gene encoding ceramide synthase 5-like isoform X1, translating into MTSSLLAWFWSDRFWLPENVSWADLEHPPPGVEYPRVGEILYALPLAVGVFVLRLLFERLVAKPCAHILQIQAGVHRQAQPNAVLERVYQSKTCPEAKQLDGLSKQLDWDVQKIQRWFRIRRNQDKPSMQTKFCESMWRFTFYLGIFIYAIRHLWVSPWMWNTRLCWENYPFQHQSPQQFNHYVAELAFYWSLMFSQFTDIKRKDFFIMLVHHLATIVLITFSYANNMLRAGTLVMCVHDASDIFLEAAKLANYAKYQRLCDGLFVVFSISFFIARLVIFPFWIIHSVLIESWEIAGPYQAWWLFNGLLLVLQTLHVIWFYLIARIAIKAIFKGKVEKDDRSDIESSSDDDIHSNSKHPCQTSGTTTNQNGENHDH
- the LOC129187272 gene encoding ceramide synthase 5-like isoform X2, which translates into the protein MQTKFCESMWRFTFYLGIFIYAIRHLWVSPWMWNTRLCWENYPFQHQSPQQFNHYVAELAFYWSLMFSQFTDIKRKDFFIMLVHHLATIVLITFSYANNMLRAGTLVMCVHDASDIFLEAAKLANYAKYQRLCDGLFVVFSISFFIARLVIFPFWIIHSVLIESWEIAGPYQAWWLFNGLLLVLQTLHVIWFYLIARIAIKAIFKGKVEKDDRSDIESSSDDDIHSNSKHPCQTSGTTTNQNGENHDH